Within the bacterium genome, the region CCAACGCCCAGAACACTCCCACCGGAAGACCGAGCCAGTATCCCACGAAATAGCCGAAGACCCAGAACAGAACCCCGGACGTGACCGTTCCCATCCGCAGGACAAGTGCAGGATCGGCCTTCTGGAAGATGCGAATAGCGAAGATGCCGATCACCGACGCCACCAGTCCGGCCATCGCCAGAAACAAGGGAAGGCCCATGTATTCGAGCCGCATGACGGCGTATTGCGCGCCGGTGGCGGCAATGGCAATGGCGGCTACGATCGCTCCCACGTAGCTCTCGAAGAGGTCCGCTCCCATTCCAGCCACGTCGCCGACGTTGTCGCCGACGTTATCAGCCACCACGGCGGGATTGCGAGGATCGTCCTCGTTCAGGTCATACTCCATCTTGCCCACGAGGTCGGCTCCCACGTCGGCCGCCTTGGTGTAGATCCCGCCGCCGACACGAGCGAACAACGCGACCGAGGAGGCTCCCATCGAGAAGCCGACAATCGCTTCCGAGAGAACTTCGGGCGGGTGGCTGCTGAAGATCGTGTAATACGCGCCCAATCCTAAAAGCCCGAGTGAAGCCACCGCCAGACCCATGACCGCACCGCCGGAAAAGGCGATAACCAGCGCCGGGCCTTGACCTTTCTGCTTGGCGGCCCACGAGGTGCGGATGTTGGCGCGGGTGGCGGCATTCATTCCGAAGAAGCCGGCGAAAAGCGAGCACGCCGCGCCGCCCAGATAGGCATAGGCCGTTTCGTGATGGGCGTGGAAGATAAACAGCAGGAGAAAGATCGCCACCGCGAAAATCGCGATAATCCGGTACTCGTTTTTCAGGAATACCATCGCCCCCCGGTGGATCTTTTCACCGAGGGCCTTCATCTGATCCGTTCCGGCGGGTTGCCGGTTGACGCTGAGGTAGATGAAAAACGCGAGCACGAGCCCGACCGCACCGAAAATGAGTGAAAGCACACCGGGATTCACTATGAATCTCCTTGCTTTTAAGGGGCGAATTCAGTTACTTGAATCGGCACTATGCGCCTCTTTGGTACAGTTTTCCATGAAATGCAATGAACTGCACCAGAAAGAACCTTTCAATATAGTGATTCTTACCTTGAAGGTCAAGTGTGTGGTTTCGCTGGTTGGTCTGGGGAGCTTGGAGCAACAGTGAATGGGGAGGCGGGCTATGAAGACTCTAACGGTTCTGGCGATGATCGGCTGGGGTACGATTCTATTCGGTCAGCCGGTGGGAAGCACCTATGTAGCGGGCGATACGCGGTACGACTATCAGCACAACGGCTCCTGTGGGCGGATGATCGGATTGGATGATAGCGGATACGTGCACGTGGTGTGGATGCGAGGTTATAATATTGGGGAACGCCGTATTTTCTACAATCGCTGGAGTCCGGCGGCGGATTCCTTCGATTTCCCGGGGGGAACACTGGCGGATCAATCGCAATTAGCAGGCTACGTGACACTGGCGGTTACAGGTGACGGATGTCCGATTCCCGCCTTTCATCAGATCAATTACGCGGCTGATTACAACGCGCATACTGCTGTGTCTCTCTGTCTTGAGAGCACGTCCATGCCGCCGTGGCGATACTATGCCGGCGCGTCAATTGAGATCATCTGGCCGATTATCGCACTCTCCGGGGATTCCGTGATTCATATCATCAGCCGCGAAAACAACGCGATGGGGATATTGTATGATCCCTTGTACTACTCCCGAGGAGTTCTGCAGCGGGATTCAGTCGGGGGGATGGCCGTCTGCTGGCAGGATTACGACGGTTCCGGTTTTGAAGTCTTGGACACCGTCGCCACTTTCTCGTTCACGGTAGCGGCAGCACGATATTCAGGCCGAGCGGTGCGCGGATGGGGAAAGGTTATCGGATGGTCACCGCATAGTCCGTATGATCCTCTGCTATACAATAACGATATCATTCTGGAGTTTTCTAACGATGCCGGGATCTCGTGGGGCAATCGGTACAATATCACCCAGTTCACGCCTCCCGACACCGCATGGCATAATCAAGGCGGGCACTGGCAAGTCTGCAATCGGGATACGCTCCGCTCCTTTACGGATCTCAGCCTTCTTTTCGATCCGGACGACGTGCTTCACGCGGCGTTCACGGTCGTTCCGTTCTATCACTGGCGGAACGACACCGTTGGTCCTTATACCACTCGCGGTGCCAGCCTGATCTATCACTGGAACGAAGCGACCGGGCAGTTTAGCCTGATCGCCGACGGCTGGATCCCGGCGGGTTGCGGTCGGTGGCAGACCATCGTGCAGCGGCCCAGCCTGGCAATGGACGAGGAAACCGGCGATCTCTACTGTGCCTACGTCCGCTATGACACGGCTCAGGTATCTGAACAGGGCTGGTTCAATGCGGACGTGTGGATTTCGGTTTCGACCAACGGCGGATCAAGCTGGAGCGTGGGCACGAACGTAACCCGCACGGCTCCGCTGAACATCCCTGCGCCACCGGGCGACAGCCGCAGCGAGCGGGAACCTACTCTCGCTGAGACCGTGCAGGACGGATTCCTCCATCTTTCCTACGTTCTTGATTTGGACGCGGGTTCCCTGCCTCAAGACGAAGGAACCGCTACCCAGAATGACTTTCTCTACCAGCGGATTCCGGTGGATTCGATTCCGACCGCGCCGATTTTGCCGAACTACCCGTTGCGGTGGGATTCGACGGGATTCGCAAGTTCGCCGCCGCGAGCGGATCGTATCGTACCCGAGAGATACATCCTATATGCTCCCTATCCGAATCCTTTCAACAGCACGGTTCAATTGCAGTTTGAGTTGCCGAGGGAGGCCAATGTCAATCTTAGAGTGTTTGACGTCTTAG harbors:
- a CDS encoding T9SS type A sorting domain-containing protein — its product is MKTLTVLAMIGWGTILFGQPVGSTYVAGDTRYDYQHNGSCGRMIGLDDSGYVHVVWMRGYNIGERRIFYNRWSPAADSFDFPGGTLADQSQLAGYVTLAVTGDGCPIPAFHQINYAADYNAHTAVSLCLESTSMPPWRYYAGASIEIIWPIIALSGDSVIHIISRENNAMGILYDPLYYSRGVLQRDSVGGMAVCWQDYDGSGFEVLDTVATFSFTVAAARYSGRAVRGWGKVIGWSPHSPYDPLLYNNDIILEFSNDAGISWGNRYNITQFTPPDTAWHNQGGHWQVCNRDTLRSFTDLSLLFDPDDVLHAAFTVVPFYHWRNDTVGPYTTRGASLIYHWNEATGQFSLIADGWIPAGCGRWQTIVQRPSLAMDEETGDLYCAYVRYDTAQVSEQGWFNADVWISVSTNGGSSWSVGTNVTRTAPLNIPAPPGDSRSEREPTLAETVQDGFLHLSYVLDLDAGSLPQDEGTATQNDFLYQRIPVDSIPTAPILPNYPLRWDSTGFASSPPRADRIVPERYILYAPYPNPFNSTVQLQFELPREANVNLRVFDVLGRMVETLADGVRLGGRHAITWDAQARASGVYFVVLSHPGGTTAHKMVLLK